A single region of the Metarhizium brunneum chromosome 6, complete sequence genome encodes:
- a CDS encoding mitochondrial 54S ribosomal protein mL54, protein MLCTRCIRAAAARQRLPLLRQFSASAQSRAAEPKLSTPVTDAGALAKESSIPRSICTEGTILAGLNYNKGGQDPVAKKDEEYPGWLWSCLDVMKNGADAADENAGDEFSKSKKQRKLAAKRQKALEAKLLAEGNLAALTPKIPIQHQSINLPGEEGGSVSDNIAAAEKREELRRAMRKERKAKIKEANYLKSM, encoded by the exons ATGCTCTGCACAAGGTGCATTCGCGCAGCCGCCGCAAGGCAAAGGCTACCGCTACTACGGCAATTTTCCGCATCGGCGCAATCACGCGCTGCTGAGCCCAAGCTGTCAACACCTGTAACCGACGCAGGTGCCCTCGCGAAGGAATCGTCGATACCACGATCAATTTGCACCGAGGGCACAATCCTAGCCGGATTGAACTACAACAAGGGCGGCCAGGACCCCGTCGCCAAGAAAGATGAGGAATACCCCGGGTGGCTGTGGTCGTGTCTTGACGTGATGAAGAATGGCGCGGACGCAGCTGACGAAAATGCCGGAGACGAATTCT CCAAATCCAAGAAACAGCGAAAGTTGGCGGCCAAGCGCCAgaaggccctcgaggccaagctTCTTGCCGAAGGAAACCTCGCTGCTTTGACCCCAAAGATTCCCATTCAGCACCAGTCGATTAATCTGCcgggcgaagaaggcggcagTGTTTCTGATAATATTGCGGCTGCtgagaagagagaagagcTCAGGAGGGCTATGCGAAAGGAGagaaaggccaagattaAGGAGGCGAACTACTTGAAGTCCATGTAA
- the nuo-12.3 gene encoding NADH-ubiquinone oxidoreductase subunit — protein sequence MPTPESELFKSQKPNVAPTFNGVDYDDTKAFKAAEDAIIREQWVGAMKTRLVGEELGKCYMREGVNHLENCGELREKYLRMLATNKVKGTKFLQQNYLEQKDQELDIAAKTHIADKMAKINGGARFSS from the exons ATGCCGACACCAGAATCCGAGCTCTTTAAGAGCCAGAAACCCAATGTTGCGCCGACCTTCAACGGCGTCGACTACGACGACACCAAGGCCTTCAAGGCCGCCGAAGATGCCATTATCAGAGAACAATGGGTCGGCGCCATGAAGACCCGGCTTGTTGGAGAAGAACTGGGCAAGTGCTACATGCGCGAGGGTGTTAACCACTTAGAGAACTGCGGCGAGTTGCGAG AGAAATACCTGCGGATGCTTGCTAcgaacaaggtcaagggAACCAAATTCTTGCAACAAAATTACCTCGAACAAAAAGACCAGGAGCTCGATATTGCTGCAAAAACCCACATTGCtgacaagatggccaagattAACGGCGGCGCTCGATTTTCTTCTTAG
- the NSR1 gene encoding Nuclear localization sequence-binding protein — protein sequence MAKSKTKESKKADAALATVKNAGVTKASQSTKSKSKDIAKTAAKKVVKEKDAPEKKKKNKKVVEPESSESSDSESESDSASDSPDSESEAEKKPAVNDKAKAKTKKADSESESESEADSESESDSDSESKEETKKPATNGKAKAKAAASESDSDSDSDSESTDEAAKPKVNGKAKAEAGDSSDSSDSSDSEEESDDKATAKKAADSSDSEEDSDDSDDSEDDSEESGESKTKTEDASTSKKRKADEEIDATPKKAKTDGAPTLFAGNLSWNIDDNALTEAFKEFEGLVGARVVTDRDGGRSRGFGYVDFETPEAATKAYEAMQGSELDGRPLNLDYANTRPAESNPRDRATDRAKKHGDSVSPESETLFIGNLPFDTDQETVRQFFAEVAEVTSVRLPTDPDSGNLKGFGYVSFNSVEDAKTVFQQLNGASLGNGRMSRSVRLDFASSRPQQSGGGFGGGRGGRGGRGGRGGRGGDRGRGRGRGGGRGGFGSGANRTAPSSFSGTKMTFD from the exons ATGGCCAAGTCAAAGACCAAGGAGAGCAAGAAGGCTGACGCCGCTCTAGCCACTGTTAAAAATGCTGGTGTTACGAAGGCTTCCCAGTccaccaagtccaagtccaaggatATTGCCAAGACTGCCGCTAAGAAGGTagtcaaggagaaggacgcccctgagaaaaagaagaagaacaagaaggtcGTCGAACCTGAGTCTTCTGAGTCATCTGACTCTGAGAGTGAAAGCGACTCTGCCTCTGATAGCCCCGACTCTGAATCCGAGGCTGAAAAGAAGCCTGCCGTCaatgacaaggccaaggcgaaGACTAAGAAGGCCGATTCTGAGTCCGAGTCCGAGTCTGAAGCTGATTCTGAGTCCGAGTCTGATTCTGACAGCGAGTCCAAGGAGGAGACCAAGAAGCCTGCCACCAacggcaaggccaaggccaaggccgctgcGTCTGAGTCGGATTCTGATTCCGACTCTGACAGCGAATCCACTGATGAGGCCGCCAAGCCTAAGGTTAATGGTaaggccaaggctgaagcTGGCGACTCGTCAGATTCCTCTGACTCTTCCGACTCTGAGGAGGAGAGCGATGACAAGGCCACTGCCAAG AAGGCTGCCGACTCTTCTGATTCGGAAGAAGATTCAGACGATAGCGATGACAGCGAAGACGACTCTGAAGAGTCTGGCGAGTCTAAGACCAAAACTGAGGATGCCTCTACCTCtaagaagcgcaaggctgaTGAGGAAATCGACGCCACCCCAAAGAAAGCTAAGACTGATGGCGCTCCCACTTTGTTTGCCGGCAATCTGAGCTGGAACATTGACGACAACGCCTTGACCGAGGCCTTCAAGGAGTTCGAGGGCTTAGTCGGTGCTCGTGTTGTCACTGACAGAGACGGCGGCCGTAGCCGTGGCTTCGGATACGTCGACTTTGAGACACCTGAGGCCGCCACCAAGGCTTACGAAGCTATGCAGGGCTCTGAGCTGGACGGCCGTCCGCTTAACCTCGATTACGCCAACACCCGGCCTGCCGAGTCTAACCCCCGTGACCGTGCTACGGACCGTGCCAAGAAACACGGCGACTCTGTCAGCCCTGAAAGCGAGACTCTCTTCATTGGCAACTTGCCCTTCGACACCGACCAGGAGACTGTCCGTCAGTTCTTCGCCGAGGTCGCCGAGGTCACCAGTGTTCGCTTGCCTACCGACCC TGACTCTGGAAACCTAAAGGGCTTTGGTTATGTTTCCTTCAACTCGGTCGAGGACGCCAAGACTGTCTTCCAGCAGTTGAATGGTGCTTCTCTGGGCAACGGCAGAATGTCTCGCAGCGTGCGTCTTGACTTTGCCAGCAGCCGTCCTCAGCAGAGTGGTGGTGGCTTCGGTGGTGGTCGCGGTGGACGTGGAGGACGCGGAGGCCGCGGAGGTCGCGGCGGTgatcgtggccgtggccgtggccgtggaggcGGTCGTGGTGGTTTCGGCTCCGGTGCCAACCGAACTGCTCCTTCCAGCTTCTCCGGCACCAAGATGACCTTTGACTAG
- the CP51 gene encoding Eburicol 14-alpha-demethylase, protein MGVLQQVASHPLSQQFQTLGLGPQIAVALGGFIALAVALNVASQILFKNPNEPPLVFHWFPFIGSTVTYGMDPPKFFKENRAKFGDVFTFVLLGKKTTVAVGPAGNDFILNGKLKDVNAEEIYTVLTTPVFGRDVVYDCPNAKLMEQKKFMKIALTTEAFRSYVPIIAGEVQSYFKRDPGFKGKSGIVDIPKKMAEITIFTASHALQGSAIRGKFDESLAALYHDLDMGFTPINFMLHWAPLPWNRKRDHAQRTVAKIYMDTIKERRAKGDDDKELDIMKHLMNSTYKNGTPVPDHEVAHMMIALLMAGQHSSSSTSSWIMLRLAQNPHLVEELYQEQIKALGADLPPLAYEDLSKLPLNQAIIKETLRLHAPIHSIMRAVKQPMPVPGTKYVIPTTHTLLAAPGVSASDPTYFPSPESWDPHRWDTDSPNAPTIVRNVAEEEEKVDYGYGLVSKGAASPYLPFGAGRHRCIGEHFANVQLQTIVAETVRLFKLSNVDGSNTIIGTDYASLFSRPLEPAKIRWERRD, encoded by the exons ATGGGTGTCCTTCAACAGGTAGCGAGCCACCCGCTCTCGCAGCAGTTCCAGACTCTGGGCCTGGGACCGCAGATTGCCGTCGCTCTGGGTGGTTTTATCGCACTTGCGGTTGCTTTGAACGTTGCCAGCCAGATCCTTTTTAAGAACCCCAATGAGCCTCCGTTGGTCTTCCACTGGTTCCCCTTTATTGGCAGCACTGTAACGTACGGAATGGATCCTCCCAAGTTTTTCAAGGAAAACCGTGCCAAG TTTGGTGATGTCTTCACCTTTGTTCTCCTTGGCAAGAAAACCaccgttgccgttggcccCGCCGGAAACGATTTCATTCTCAacggcaagctcaaggacgtCAATGCTGAGGAGATTTACACTGTGTTGACCACTCCTGTCTTTGGTCGGGACGTCGTCTATGACTGTCCCAACGCGAAGCTGATGGAGCAGAAAAAG TTCATGAAGATTGCTCTGACGACCGAAGCTTTCCGATCCTACGTTCCTATTATTGCTGGCGAAGTGCAGTCCTATTTCAAACGCGACCCCGGGTTCAAGGGCAAGTCCGGCATCGTTGATATTCCCAAGAAGATGGCCGAGATCACAATTTTTACTGCCTCCCACGCTCTGCAGGGCAGTGCCATCCGCGGCAAGTTTGATGAGTCTCTGGCTGCCCTCTACCACGATTTGGATATGGGCTTCACACCCATCAACTTCATGCTGCACTGGGCCCCCCTTCCCTGGAACCGTAAGCGTGACCACGCTCAACGTACTGTGGCCAAGATCTACATGGATACCATCAAGGAACGCCGCGCCAagggcgatgacgacaagGAGCTAGACATCATGAAGCACCTTATGAACTCGACCTACAAGAATGGAACCCCTGTCCCTGACCACGAGGTTGCCCACATGATGATTGCTCTGCTCATGGCCGGCCAGCACTCGTCGTCATCTACCAGCTCATGGATCATGCTCCGCCTTGCTCAGAACCCGCACCTCGTCGAGGAGCTCTATCAAGAACAGATCAAGGCTCTTGGTGCTGATCTGCCACCTTTGGCCTACGAAGACCTGTCCAAGCTGCCTCTCAATCAGGCCATCATCAAGGAAACCCTCCGTCTGCACGCTCCCATTCACTCCATCATGCGTGCCGTCAAGCAGCCCATGCCTGTGCCTGGTACCAAATATGTTATTCCCACCACTCACACTCTTCTCGCCGCTCCCGGTGTCAGTGCCAGCGACCCTACGTACTTCCCCAGCCCCGAATCCTGGGACCCCCATCGCTGGGATACTGACTCCCCCAACGCTCCTACTATTGTCCGCAATGTCgctgaggaggaagagaaggtCGACTATGGATACGGCTTGGTCAGCAAAGGTGCCGCCTCGCCGTACCTTCCGTTTGGTGCGGGTCGCCACCGATGTATTGGCGAACACTTTGCCAACGTACAGCTTCAAACCATTGTCGCCGAGACGGTCCGTCTGTTCAAGCTGAGCAATGTCGACGGCAGCAATACCATTATTGGCACCGACTACGCGTCCCTCTTTTCAAGACCCTTGGAACCCGCAAAGATTCGCTGGGAACGGCGAGATTAG
- the taf7 gene encoding Transcription initiation factor TFIID subunit 7: MSAPDPGGAATETPKPKLKINISRSASFVGDAAASAAPASATPGDGPRKVKLKLTLSQPPTPATDQAPPAKTKAGRQTKPSQKLVESRKRPHDDVEDLPLSQTAGSQATKIKIRPGVKSAHTQVVLKPRGRPPVHPPGDGYDSEASDRELDPAIEEQFILRMLPGEHCDYVRWCMENGKMGIPRAQGGADITIKFFDEDTRRAIMTVKGQSFAAVMVDLPTITESMKTWDRKSFMKSADICQMLLVFQQVKNEEEAKRAQLPTMIDTNFKWPHGVTPPMHDCVNRRFAKTISRKEIEDKEAEVERLLAEDSKASSTKWEWVDDRHDEDVEMGADEDAEGEVDDSMGYFGSTQNDEIFGDDNDLEADLEAAFADDLVAETPGTAMDMTTPMTTQVETPAPVIQESIENDESEEDEDDDDDDDDDDDDLDEDQRAQRDEEQGVKDIIHDLEKQLARRVADLEKTQNKILRIRLENQIKQLKSEIELKKGSIGIDVDD, translated from the coding sequence ATGTCTGCGCCAGACcccggcggcgcggcgacGGAAACGCCAAAACCAAAACTAAAAATCAACATCAGCCGGTCCGCATCCTTTGTCGGCgacgcagcagcatcagcagcaccGGCATCTGCGACGCCAGGCGACGGCCCACGCAAGGTGAAGCTCAAACTCACCTTGTCACAACCTCCAACTCCCGCCACAGACCAAGCACCACCCGCCAAAACAAAAGCCGGTCGTCAGACAAAGCCGAGCCAGAAGCTCGTCGAAAGCAGGAAACGACCGCACGACGACGTTGAGGACCTGCCACTGTCACAGACGGCAGGCAGCCAGGCCACCAAGATCAAGATTCGGCCGGGCGTCAAGTCGGCTCACACCCAGGTAGTGTTGAAGCCGCGAGGACGCCCGCCGGTCCACCCCCCCGGTGACGGGTACGATTCCGAAGCGAGCGATCGAGAGTTGGACCCGGCCATTGAGGAGCAGTTTATCCTGCGCATGCTGCCCGGCGAGCACTGCGACTACGTACGCTGGTGCATGGAGAATGGCAAAATGGGCATTCCTCGAGCCCAGGGCGGTGCGGACATCACCATCAAGTTCTTCGACGAGGACACGCGACGGGCCATCATGACCGTCAAAGGCCAATCctttgccgccgtcatggtggACCTACCCACCATCACCGAATCCATGAAGACGTGGGATCGCAAGTCCTTCATGAAGTCTGCAGATATTTGCCAGATGCTGCTTGTATTCCAGCAAGTTAAGAACGAAGAGGAGGCCAAGCGCGCACAACTACCCACCATGATCGACACCAACTTCAAATGGCCGCACGGCGTCACGCCGCCGATGCACGACTGCGTCAACCGCCGGTTTGCCAAGACCATCAGCCGCAAGGAGATTGAAgacaaggaggccgaggTGGAGAGACTGCTCGCGGAGGATAGTAAGGCTAGCTCCACGAAGTGGGAATGGGTAGATGACCGCCACGACGAAGACGTGGAAATgggcgccgacgaggacgccgagggcgaagTGGACGACTCGATGGGCTACTTTGGCAGTACGCAGAACGACGAGATCTTTGGCGACGACAACGACCTCGAGGCTGATTTGGAAGCTGCCTTTGCGGATGACTTGGTGGCCGAGACGCCCGGCACGGCAATGGACATGACTACGCCCATGACCACGCAGGTCGAGACGCCGGCGCCTGTTATCCAAGAAAGCATCGAGAATGACGAGTcagaggaggacgaggacgacgatgatgatgatgacgacgacgacgacgatctGGATGAGGATCAGCGTGCTCAGAGAGACGAGGAGCAGGGCGTCAAGGATATCATTCATgacttggagaagcagtTGGCTAGACGGGTGGCGGATCTGGAAAAGACGCAGAACAAGATTCTCCGAATAAGATTGGAGAATCAGATCAAGCAGTTGAAGTCGGAGATTGAGTTGAAGAAGGGCTCCATTGGCATTGACGTTGACGACTAG